The Porphyromonas pogonae genome segment GGGGTATATCCCAGATGTCGGATGAAGGTTTCTGTCCCTTTTTCAAATATCTTTACTTGTTTGTCTGTGAAATCATCTTTCGACGGATCATCAGCTGCAGCAAGATGACTGAATACACTCATCACCTTCATGTTGTCAGAGGAATGTAGATAATCACCCAAAGCTTCCAATTCATTGATGTCAAATCCAAGACGATGCATGCCGGTGTCTATCTTGATATGGATAGGATACTTCTTGATATCTCTACTGATTAGTTCCTTCTCAAAATCTTTCAATAAATTGAGACTGTATATTTCTGGTTCAAGATTGTATTCAATCAGAGTATCCCATGTAACAAGCTCCGGATTCATTACTATTATAGGGCTTTTGATTCCTTTGTTGCGAAGATATTTGCCTTCATCAGCTACTGCTACTGCCAGATAATCCATATTCATATCCTGAAGGGTGCGTGCTATCTGATATGCTCCTATACCGTATCCTTGAGCTTTGATCATACATACCATCTTGACCCCTTTAGCAAGCATGCTCTTGTAGCGATTTACATTATCACGTATGGCATTGAGATCGACCTCAAGTATTGTCTGATGCATGTGTTGAGCAAGACGCTCCGTCAGTTTTTCAAAAGCAAATTTACGTGCACCTTTTATCAAGATAGAAGCATTATGCAAGTAATCCATTTTATGTGAGAGCAGGAGCTTTTCTGTACTTTCATAAAAGGAAGCGTTTAGGTTTCTGAAAAAATCGGCCTTTTCAGAGATATTTTTCCCCACACCTATTACATAATCTATATGAAATCGCTCTAGGGTAGATGCTAATTCTTTATAAAGTACTGCGCTGTTTTTATTGGACTCCTGAATATCAGATATAATAACAGCTTTCATATTAGACGAAGATTGACCGCGCCTTTTCTGAAAATCCAAGGCTATTTCCAGTGATAATAAATCATTACTATAGGCATCATTGATAATCGTATTGCCTCGATACCCATTTTTTACTTCAAGTCGCATTTCTACAGCCTTGAGTTTTTGGAACCTTTCACTATCACTTAAAATACTAGGTTTAATAACCATTAAGACTGTGAGACATTGAATGATATTTTCAATGGACGCGTTGTCTGTAAAAGGTATTGTAACAGACTGTTCCAATCCCATAAAGCGAAAAGTAATTGTAGTCTCTTTATCTGTTTTTTCAATATCTTTTATAAACATAGGAGCGTCTGTAATAGATTTGCTCCAGCCAACACCATTGATTATCAAACCTGAGCTTTGCATCAGATTTGATATCATGGGATTATCGGCATTATATATAATTGTGGGACAATCCTTGAATAGGATCATTTTTTCCCGAAGTTTTTCTACTACACTTTCAAAGTTTTCTTGGTGGGCATCGCCTATCCCGGTGATAACGCCAATCGTTGGTTTTATGATACCCTCCAACTTTATCATTTCTCCCGGTTTGGAAATACCTGCTTCGAAAATAGCAAGGTTATGCTCATTGGAAA includes the following:
- a CDS encoding bifunctional UDP-N-acetylmuramoyl-tripeptide:D-alanyl-D-alanine ligase/alanine racemase; amino-acid sequence: MFTIEGIANLLKAEHRQISENIEIKNLLTDSRSLSTVDNTLFFAIITDLGNGHLYIPYLYNTGVRSFIVQEDYEIFANDFPDANFILVKDSVKALQKIAQTKRELINYPVIGITGSNGKTVVKEFMYQLLCRDFNIARSPKSFNSQIGVPLSVWQLSNEHNLAIFEAGISKPGEMIKLEGIIKPTIGVITGIGDAHQENFESVVEKLREKMILFKDCPTIIYNADNPMISNLMQSSGLIINGVGWSKSITDAPMFIKDIEKTDKETTITFRFMGLEQSVTIPFTDNASIENIIQCLTVLMVIKPSILSDSERFQKLKAVEMRLEVKNGYRGNTIINDAYSNDLLSLEIALDFQKRRGQSSSNMKAVIISDIQESNKNSAVLYKELASTLERFHIDYVIGVGKNISEKADFFRNLNASFYESTEKLLLSHKMDYLHNASILIKGARKFAFEKLTERLAQHMHQTILEVDLNAIRDNVNRYKSMLAKGVKMVCMIKAQGYGIGAYQIARTLQDMNMDYLAVAVADEGKYLRNKGIKSPIIVMNPELVTWDTLIEYNLEPEIYSLNLLKDFEKELISRDIKKYPIHIKIDTGMHRLGFDINELEALGDYLHSSDNMKVMSVFSHLAAADDPSKDDFTDKQVKIFEKGTETFIRHLGYTPLKHILNTAGIERFATHHYDMARLGIGLYGFSPVTNQAFNPIATLSTTILQIKTVPAGDTIGYGCKGKLTRDSKIAIIPIGYADGFSRKLGNGNYFIIINGIPCPTIGNICMDTCMIDVTDTNVNEGDRIVLFGTSDMPLYRMADAMSTIPYEILTNLSSRIQRIYYQE